One Roseimaritima multifibrata DNA window includes the following coding sequences:
- a CDS encoding TolC family protein, translating to MATPKRLSTLGSPQRLPPIHPLERSAPPSLAFPEEIPPPIADRIRIVQSGHQDPLHWWDALVRDPLLPESRWVKFNLQTLLADALANSPRIESVNQQNQVALEGILDQEATFDSRLLLDNRYGRTSDPVGNSLVTGGPPRLREEDWGTNLGIRKQTRLGGEFEFRQELGLLNSNSLFFIPPNQGNSRLTVSLSQPILAGGGQLYAERLILEARLNSQATDQEAIQEIQSTLAELMLSYWNLYERRSQLIQQNDLLQRGIHLEQIVQGRRDLDTGPIEHLRIKEQLTIRKTRILRTRTDLENQQTRITALIGSQNLRHDLINEMIPLGNPQTSFEKTDLRQAVLTGLHHRPELAIAAAELETKGLQLQISRNQLLPQLNALVEAYVAGLNGRSDVAGSFADQFSEGEPGFSAALEFEMPVGRRSAHAKNRAAMASYQKQLAEVRKTVLVIRSDTEIAVREMNVTQQVIAYRQATLLAALAEEQYLTRRWELLGGDGSSAGLIIEDLLEAQNRRTAAEELLVTAQVEYLRAVIRLHLAMGTLLVEQPLSTRPVPPPLSIAQ from the coding sequence ATGGCTACCCCGAAACGTCTAAGCACGTTGGGATCGCCGCAGCGTCTACCGCCGATCCATCCCCTGGAACGCTCAGCCCCTCCCTCTTTGGCGTTTCCCGAAGAAATCCCGCCACCAATCGCGGATCGCATCCGCATCGTCCAAAGCGGTCACCAAGACCCTCTTCATTGGTGGGACGCCTTGGTTCGGGATCCATTGCTGCCTGAATCCCGCTGGGTGAAATTTAATCTGCAGACACTGCTAGCCGATGCGCTGGCGAATTCGCCGCGAATCGAATCGGTCAACCAACAAAACCAGGTCGCCCTCGAGGGCATCCTAGACCAAGAAGCGACTTTCGATTCTCGGTTGCTGTTGGACAACCGCTATGGACGCACAAGCGATCCCGTGGGGAACTCCTTGGTAACCGGTGGGCCGCCTCGACTGCGTGAAGAGGACTGGGGGACGAACCTTGGGATTCGCAAACAAACCAGACTGGGCGGTGAGTTTGAATTTCGCCAAGAACTGGGGCTGCTGAATAGCAACAGCTTGTTCTTTATTCCTCCCAATCAGGGCAATTCGCGGCTAACCGTCAGCCTTAGTCAGCCGATCCTGGCGGGCGGCGGCCAATTGTATGCCGAACGCCTGATCTTAGAAGCTCGCCTGAATTCCCAGGCAACCGACCAGGAAGCGATTCAAGAAATCCAATCGACCCTCGCCGAACTGATGCTTTCGTACTGGAACTTGTACGAGCGGCGCAGCCAGTTGATCCAACAAAACGATCTACTTCAACGTGGGATCCATCTAGAACAGATCGTCCAGGGCCGTCGAGACTTAGACACCGGACCGATCGAACATCTGCGAATCAAAGAGCAACTGACGATTCGGAAAACCCGCATCCTGCGCACCCGCACCGACCTAGAAAATCAACAGACACGGATTACGGCCCTGATTGGATCCCAGAACCTGCGGCACGATTTGATCAATGAAATGATCCCTTTGGGAAATCCGCAGACCTCGTTTGAAAAAACGGATCTGCGACAGGCCGTCCTGACCGGCTTGCACCATCGTCCTGAACTTGCAATTGCAGCGGCGGAACTAGAAACCAAAGGCCTGCAGCTTCAGATCAGCCGAAATCAACTGCTCCCCCAATTAAACGCTCTTGTCGAAGCCTACGTGGCAGGCTTAAACGGACGAAGCGACGTCGCGGGTTCGTTTGCGGATCAATTCAGCGAAGGGGAGCCTGGCTTTTCGGCTGCTCTTGAATTTGAAATGCCGGTCGGGCGACGGTCCGCCCATGCGAAGAACCGTGCAGCGATGGCCAGTTACCAAAAGCAATTAGCGGAGGTCCGCAAAACGGTTCTGGTGATTCGTTCCGATACCGAAATCGCTGTACGCGAAATGAACGTCACCCAACAGGTGATTGCCTATCGCCAAGCGACCCTTTTGGCAGCCCTTGCCGAAGAACAATATTTGACACGTCGCTGGGAACTGCTGGGCGGCGACGGATCGTCCGCTGGCCTGATCATCGAAGACTTGCTTGAAGCCCAAAACAGGCGGACGGCCGCCGAGGAACTACTGGTCACCGCCCAAGTCGAATACCTCCGCGCAGTCATTCGGCTGCACCTTGCGATGGGGACGCTGCTCGTTGAACAACCACTCTCAACGCGTCCGGTTCCTCCGCCCCTTTCCATTGCTCAATAA
- a CDS encoding efflux RND transporter periplasmic adaptor subunit, with protein MPCISRSISILLPMVLMCGHVLGQGDSPQFDGLLEPLHDIELAASEVGVVAYVGVKIGDRVREGQVIARLNDESQRLSVAIAKQSAATRGAILAAEAEYNLHLNRTEQMRQLRQEDYIRPDELKRAEADLEIAANRWLQAKEEASLRQEELKRAENQLRRQTIIAPIDGVIAKTYRQPGEYVSPGDPVIARLISTDQLIAVVNVPTRYLSLAKTGNQATVFTTTPRQSITGTILTVSPMIDGESGTIQVRVSLNLKSSSCLAGDRCTVAFSQAKAELQIGRSNAPSNSRRQ; from the coding sequence ATGCCCTGTATTTCCAGGTCCATTTCGATATTGCTGCCGATGGTCCTCATGTGCGGCCACGTACTCGGACAAGGAGACAGCCCGCAGTTCGACGGACTACTGGAACCGCTCCATGATATTGAACTAGCGGCAAGCGAAGTTGGGGTTGTCGCGTATGTTGGCGTCAAGATTGGCGATCGAGTTCGCGAAGGCCAGGTTATCGCAAGACTGAACGATGAATCGCAACGTCTAAGTGTCGCCATCGCCAAGCAATCGGCTGCAACGCGCGGTGCGATATTGGCAGCGGAAGCGGAGTACAACTTGCACCTCAACCGCACCGAACAAATGCGTCAATTAAGGCAAGAGGACTACATTCGTCCCGACGAACTGAAGCGTGCGGAAGCTGACCTGGAAATCGCCGCCAACCGCTGGCTTCAAGCCAAAGAAGAAGCGAGCCTTCGCCAGGAAGAACTAAAACGCGCCGAGAACCAACTTCGCCGACAAACCATCATCGCACCGATCGATGGAGTCATCGCAAAAACATACCGGCAACCAGGTGAGTACGTATCCCCTGGAGACCCCGTGATTGCACGTCTGATTTCAACGGACCAACTAATCGCGGTAGTGAACGTCCCAACGCGTTATCTCTCATTGGCCAAAACCGGCAATCAAGCCACGGTGTTTACCACAACCCCGCGACAATCGATCACCGGCACCATCCTGACGGTCTCTCCGATGATCGACGGAGAAAGCGGCACGATCCAGGTCCGCGTTAGTCTGAACCTGAAATCGAGCTCATGCCTGGCGGGCGATCGCTGCACGGTCGCCTTCAGCCAGGCGAAAGCCGAACTCCAGATCGGACGTTCGAACGCCCCTTCAAACTCGCGTCGCCAATAA
- a CDS encoding efflux RND transporter periplasmic adaptor subunit, translating into MTIEIESHPQSALAPTTAPPFVGEQAWLELFAQLAEQPNRIAALQTLTVALQNFYPHSQLRIARGGDRLKEIFDARLGRLGVESSLHHELSEHWQPIIDADKACFAIDQHRFVLAPETSGLTRIVFWIPPSATWDRQRDESLHRVAASLATVLASRPAIAVGTLGGIFSGKRQSFAAWAIGAILLLLAMLPVSYRVRCKATLEPVQPRIVSGPFEATLLDCHVQPGDTVSKGQVLLTLDGRRLQTEIEALTAEQSQDSKEESVALAKGQIAESQLAALRSQQLQQRINLLKERLDRILVRSPMDGVVISGDMRRSIGSPIDTGQPLLEIAPLEQMRIELAIPEADVLYVASGAEASVRFHSLPRTKWTGHLESITPSAEIRDNNNVFVGNWTIANEADRLRPGMQGYAVVYGPRRPWAWKPIRQSCETIFRAIGW; encoded by the coding sequence ATGACGATCGAAATCGAATCGCATCCGCAATCCGCCTTAGCGCCCACCACTGCGCCACCCTTCGTTGGCGAACAGGCTTGGCTGGAATTGTTTGCACAGCTTGCGGAGCAACCGAATCGCATCGCCGCGTTGCAAACCTTGACGGTTGCACTGCAAAACTTTTATCCGCACAGCCAACTACGGATTGCCCGCGGAGGGGACCGACTAAAAGAGATCTTCGACGCACGACTTGGGCGTCTTGGAGTCGAAAGTTCGTTGCATCACGAACTCTCGGAACACTGGCAACCAATCATCGATGCCGACAAGGCGTGTTTCGCGATCGACCAGCATCGATTTGTATTGGCTCCGGAAACGTCCGGACTGACACGAATCGTATTCTGGATCCCCCCTTCGGCCACCTGGGACAGACAGCGGGATGAATCGCTACATCGTGTTGCCGCTTCACTGGCAACCGTGCTGGCGAGCCGTCCGGCGATTGCCGTCGGGACGCTGGGTGGAATTTTCAGTGGCAAACGACAGTCCTTTGCAGCTTGGGCAATCGGCGCGATCCTGTTGCTACTGGCAATGCTTCCCGTCTCCTACCGCGTCCGCTGCAAAGCCACTTTAGAACCGGTCCAGCCGCGAATCGTTTCAGGCCCCTTTGAGGCAACGCTTCTTGACTGCCACGTCCAACCTGGGGATACCGTTTCCAAGGGTCAAGTTTTACTGACGCTAGACGGTCGGCGACTGCAGACTGAAATCGAAGCGTTGACGGCGGAGCAAAGCCAAGATTCCAAAGAAGAATCGGTCGCGTTGGCAAAAGGTCAAATCGCAGAATCCCAACTTGCTGCGTTGCGAAGCCAACAACTGCAGCAACGTATCAATCTACTGAAAGAGCGACTCGATCGAATCCTTGTCCGCAGCCCAATGGACGGGGTCGTGATCAGCGGAGACATGCGGCGGTCGATCGGGTCTCCAATCGACACTGGGCAACCTCTATTAGAAATTGCACCGCTCGAGCAGATGAGGATTGAACTTGCGATCCCCGAGGCGGACGTGCTGTACGTTGCCAGCGGTGCGGAAGCCTCCGTACGATTCCATTCCCTCCCACGGACCAAATGGACAGGGCATCTAGAATCGATCACTCCCAGCGCCGAAATCCGCGACAACAACAATGTCTTTGTGGGCAACTGGACCATCGCCAACGAAGCGGACCGACTGCGACCAGGCATGCAGGGATATGCCGTCGTCTATGGCCCGCGGCGTCCCTGGGCCTGGAAACCGATCCGACAAAGCTGCGAAACCATCTTCCGTGCGATCGGTTGGTAG
- a CDS encoding site-2 protease family protein, whose product MTNADSDSDPKTASTQGPLPGPAALARLHPALHFRKQTTGGQISYVCHDPRRSKYFHFGAIEYEVAIQLDGKKSPHQISANLQDSGIDWTDEEVVNLIASLVRSQLAEVTTEPSSPAAKVVAASEGSSSKGMPAPSTAEKRPRSVQAIGILSLLVSQRIPLFVADPLATRLTRSLHGLFSVWGVLAWSLLIGSGAWCALSNRNEFRGELGQLFSTDAWPLLIVIWVVAKAIHEMGHALAAKRQGVTIGKAGIMFFMLAPLAYVDVTNAWQLRRRWARVQIALAGVYCELAIAAIAIWVWHYSSDVMLRHIAVQVVMITGPATLFVNANPLLRLDGYYALADILQIPNLRMHGRRHLSGLCQQWLLGRPMEPSLLTGWRRPTALLHAFASVLFQIVWMGGLLWGISQWGGILGMLMGIAAFALWVAIPLWRWTVSLHRLPAWPAYRFRLGLLAVIVCVGVGLVATFPSPLGRRIPVVVRYADEQLGRAASDSFIEMVAVSTGQCVQQDQILVRLSDPELQTRHDEIVLEIEATKIKKRILTNQGKQGLATAEEEHLLALDSERSELKRQLESLTLRATRPGIVISADLAKRQGTFVQQGEIVVRVADESTKELLAAIDETDLQAYRAAARIQHPLPVRFRGGQKTEVIPGAPRPRGGLAVPHVALIAGNGGPLATAPLQESRQADEPSNDSLQLATPHTESISRLSAAESARLRAGQQGMLTIGDSRSLVERLFSHLALSYRPFATN is encoded by the coding sequence ATGACCAACGCTGATTCGGATTCGGATCCCAAAACTGCATCGACGCAGGGACCTCTACCTGGTCCCGCGGCACTGGCACGCCTGCACCCGGCGCTCCACTTTCGAAAGCAGACCACCGGGGGACAGATTTCTTATGTCTGCCACGATCCACGACGCAGCAAATATTTTCATTTCGGGGCCATTGAATATGAAGTTGCGATTCAATTGGATGGCAAAAAAAGCCCTCACCAAATCTCGGCGAACTTGCAGGATTCCGGAATCGACTGGACCGACGAAGAGGTCGTGAACCTGATCGCCTCGCTGGTCCGTTCTCAATTAGCAGAAGTCACCACGGAACCGTCCTCCCCTGCGGCAAAAGTCGTGGCTGCCTCCGAGGGATCGTCCTCCAAGGGAATGCCGGCCCCATCGACTGCCGAAAAACGCCCAAGGTCGGTGCAGGCAATTGGGATACTTTCACTGCTGGTCAGTCAACGGATCCCGCTGTTCGTAGCCGATCCGCTGGCGACTCGTTTAACGCGTTCCCTGCATGGCCTCTTCTCGGTCTGGGGCGTTCTCGCATGGAGCCTTTTGATCGGTAGCGGAGCTTGGTGTGCCCTATCCAACCGAAATGAATTCCGCGGGGAATTAGGGCAGCTATTTTCCACCGACGCCTGGCCACTGCTGATCGTTATTTGGGTCGTCGCAAAAGCGATTCATGAAATGGGACATGCACTCGCGGCAAAACGCCAAGGAGTCACGATCGGAAAGGCGGGCATCATGTTTTTCATGCTGGCTCCGCTTGCCTATGTGGATGTCACCAACGCGTGGCAGCTACGCCGTCGCTGGGCTCGCGTCCAAATTGCGTTGGCAGGAGTCTACTGCGAACTGGCAATCGCCGCGATCGCGATCTGGGTCTGGCACTACTCCAGCGATGTCATGCTCCGCCACATCGCAGTCCAAGTCGTGATGATCACCGGCCCGGCAACCCTTTTTGTCAACGCTAACCCACTCCTCCGACTGGACGGCTATTACGCGTTGGCGGACATCCTACAAATCCCGAACCTGCGGATGCATGGACGGCGTCACCTCTCGGGACTTTGCCAGCAGTGGTTGCTTGGACGCCCGATGGAACCGAGCCTGTTAACTGGCTGGCGAAGACCTACCGCATTGCTCCATGCGTTCGCGTCGGTCCTTTTTCAGATCGTTTGGATGGGTGGACTGTTGTGGGGAATCAGCCAATGGGGCGGGATCTTAGGGATGCTGATGGGGATTGCAGCGTTCGCACTTTGGGTGGCGATTCCCCTTTGGCGATGGACGGTTTCGCTGCACCGATTGCCCGCTTGGCCAGCCTATCGATTCCGCCTGGGGCTATTAGCGGTGATCGTCTGTGTGGGCGTTGGATTGGTCGCGACCTTTCCGTCACCACTCGGCCGGCGGATCCCCGTCGTGGTCCGATATGCCGACGAACAACTTGGCCGTGCGGCCTCCGATTCGTTTATCGAAATGGTTGCGGTTTCGACAGGGCAATGCGTTCAGCAAGATCAGATCCTCGTTCGGCTAAGCGATCCGGAATTACAAACGCGACATGACGAAATCGTTCTTGAAATCGAAGCGACAAAAATCAAGAAACGGATTCTCACCAACCAAGGCAAACAAGGCCTAGCGACCGCCGAAGAAGAACACCTACTTGCCTTAGACAGTGAACGGTCCGAACTAAAACGCCAACTGGAATCGCTGACCCTGCGGGCCACTCGACCAGGGATTGTGATTTCTGCGGACCTTGCCAAACGCCAAGGTACGTTCGTTCAGCAGGGAGAGATCGTGGTCCGGGTTGCCGATGAATCGACGAAAGAACTGTTGGCCGCGATCGACGAAACGGACCTGCAAGCGTACCGTGCTGCCGCCCGAATTCAGCACCCGCTGCCAGTCCGATTCCGAGGCGGTCAAAAAACCGAGGTCATTCCAGGGGCTCCACGACCACGTGGCGGATTGGCCGTTCCTCACGTCGCCTTAATCGCAGGTAACGGAGGTCCGCTGGCGACCGCCCCTCTTCAAGAATCTCGTCAAGCCGATGAACCGTCTAATGATTCCCTGCAACTAGCGACGCCACACACCGAAAGCATCTCTCGATTGTCCGCTGCCGAATCGGCCCGTTTGCGTGCTGGTCAACAGGGGATGCTGACCATCGGCGACAGCCGCTCGTTGGTCGAGCGACTGTTTTCGCACCTTGCCCTTTCCTATAGGCCCTTCGCTACAAACTAG